The following is a genomic window from Bacteroidia bacterium.
CCTTTCAAAAATACAAGTTCAATATTCTTATCAATCCTTTTGGACAACAATACAATCCGCTTTCTATTGCCTATGCCATTTCTCGAATCTGTCGATTAGAGCAATATTCAGAATCCGAGCTGGTTCAGCACCACGAACTTTTCCATAGTTTCGATCACCACAGCGATTTTTCCAAACCGGAACAAACTGAAACTAAAAATTTCATCAATACCAATTTGATTCAGGCCCATGAGCAACTAAAAAGCTCCGATGTGCTGTTTTTAACCTTTGGAACCGCCCATGTTTTCTCGCTTCCTGAAA
Proteins encoded in this region:
- a CDS encoding GSCFA domain-containing protein, which produces MNFSTPVKPAKPAFQIHYGMKMISMGSCFSENIGKAFQKYKFNILINPFGQQYNPLSIAYAISRICRLEQYSESELVQHHELFHSFDHHSDFSKPEQTETKNFINTNLIQAHEQLKSSDVLFLTFGTAHVFSLPETGKIVSNCHKLPTS